In Nitrosococcus halophilus Nc 4, the genomic stretch TGCTCAAGGAAGGGGCCAGCGAAGTTGTCCTAACCTCCCGCCATATCAGCCGCTCAATGGCGATCGCCGAAGAAATGCAATCCCGCTACCAAGCCAAGATCACACCTGCCGAGAGCCACTCCACCGAAGATACCAGAGCCCTATTAGAAAATGCCCACGTGGCCATTACCTGTGGGCCTCCGGGTGTTTCCCTTCTACCCCAATCCGTATGGTCAGCCGCCTCGACTTTAGAAATCATGGCAGATGTCAATGCCGTGCCCCCCCTGGGGGTAGAAGAAATGGAAGTCACAGATGATGGTGTGGAACGCTTTGGTAAGCGCTTCTACGGTGCCATCGCCATCGGCAATTTGAAAATGAAGATCCACCGGAGCAGCATCGCCTCCCTTTTTAAAAGCAATGATTGCTTGTTGGATGAGATAACGATCTACGATATTGCTTGTGAAATTGACAAGTAACCCATGGGATTATCCCCCTAGATAATGCCGCACCCACTGGGGAATGGTGTTCGGGTATCCGCCCCAGCTCGCCTCCACCTGGGGTTCCTTGACCTGCATGGGGGTTTAGGGCGGAAGTTTGGCAGCATCGGACTGACCTTAGAATGGCCTCGCACCGTTGTAGAAGCGGTACCGGCCCCCCGCCTCTGCTGCCAAGGCCCCGTTAGCCATCGAGCCCAGCGAATAACTGAACGCTTTTATAAAGTACTCTCGGAGCAGCGCCTGCAGGTTAACCATGCCGTTCATCTGACTATCAAAGAGGCCATCCCTGACCACTCGGGACTCGGCTCCGGTACCCAGCTCGCACTCGCCATAGGCCGAGCCATCAGCCAAGTCAATCATCTGCCGTTGAGCATACCTGAGATTGCCGCCCTGCTCGATCGGGGTAAGCGCTCCGGTATTGGTATTGGAAGCTTTCTCAAGGGAGGGTTTCTGGTTGACGGTGGTCTGAAACCCAAGGGACAAATACCGCCTATTATCTGCCGCCATGACTTTCCTGAAGAATGGTGGGTGCTTTTAATCATCGAGCCCACCCTGCAGGGTCTCCATGGAACAGCCGAAACCAGGGCTTTCCACAGCCTCCCCCCCTTTCCCGCGGAACAAGCGGCAGTTTTATGTCGTCTGACCCTGATGCAAGCTCTACCGGCCCTGGTGGAACGGGATATTCAAGCTTTCGGCCAAGCGCTCAATGCTATCCAAGCCGCCATAGGAGACTATTTTGCCCCGGCCCAGGGAGCCCGCTTTGCCAGTCCCTGGATAGCAGCCGCCTTGCAACAGGCCCAACAGTGGGGGGTTCCTGCCGTGGGCCAAAGTTCTTGGGGACCTACGGGGTTTGCCTTGGTCGAAGGAGAAACCGCAGTACGTAACCTCCAGGCCCGTCTCATCCAATGGGCTAAGGAGGCCCTCCAGGGGGGGCCAAAATTGCAATTTATCATTACCCGTGCCCGCAATCAGGGTGGCAGGGTGGAATCTTTAGTGGATTCAAAAAAGTAAATCGAATGTGACCCCACACTAGATAAAATATCCGCTTTTCTTCCTGCCTGTCCAAGTGAAAGATTCAAACTAACACTCCAGGCTTGAGCTAAAGTACATGGGTAAAGACCCAACCCTAATATATGGAGGAGGGTGCTCCGTGGAAAAACGCTCTATCATTCACATGCTAGACCCCATGCCCCATGTCAGCCCGTTTGATATCAATATGGCGGTGGATGCGGGATTTGAGGTGATCGTTCCCTACCCCCATGTCAAACTTGAGGAAATCAATGGCCTGGTGCAGGATACCATCTTCTCCCGGGGTCCAGGGGGAGTAAAACGAACTGCAATTTTCATGGGTGGACGAGACATCGGCCTGGCGCTGGAAATGCTGGAGGCGGCAAAAAAGGCCATGGTTCCTCCTTTTGAGGTTTCAATACTCGTCGATCCCAGTGGTGCCTTCACCACTGCCGCTGCCCTCGTCGCTTGTGTGGAAAAAGAACTCAAAACCAAACATGAAACTGAACTAAAAGGCTGCCGGGCCGTGGTTTTCGGTGGCACCGGCCCGGTGGGGATAGCTACCGGCATTATTGCCGCCCTCGCGGGAGCCGACACTCACCTGGTGGACCATCTCTCCATTGATACAGCTTTAGAAAAAGCTAGCGAGTATAACCGGCGCTTTGAGAGCTCTTTGCACGGCACCTATGCCAGCTCCGGTGCCGACAAGGCTCGCCTCTTGGCCGATGCTGACCTCATCTTTTGCACCGCCAAGGCTGGGATCCAAATACTCAATGCCTCTGTCCTCGCCGATGCCAAAAAACTTAAAGTGGCGGGTGATGTCAACGCCGTTCCTCCCCTTGGCATCGAGGGCATAAAACTTAAAGATTTCGGCACCCCGCTTAAATATGCGGGCGCAACAGGAGCGGTAGGCATCGGCGCCCTGGCCGTTGGAGATGTGAAATACAAACTGCAACAAACTCTTTTACGGGCCTTGCTGGAAAGTCAACAGCCGGTCTATTTAGATTTTCGTGACGCCTTCAAACAAGCTCGAAACCTACTGTAATCTGGGGGAGTGGGACCTAGCCCACCCCATCCTCATTCTAGGCACCAGCGGGCGCGCGCTAGCCCAATCCGCCGCCGCTGGCGGATACCGCGTGTTGGTCGCCGACTGCTACGCCGATAGAGAAACCCGGCAGGCGGCCTCTGCCTGGATCCAAATCCCTCCCGGCGCTGACGCCGAGCATTGGCATCAAGGGATAACGCAGCTCCTCAAGGCAGAAACCAACCCGGCGGGCCTGGTTTTTGGGAGCGGCTTCGAAAACCGCCCCGAACTCATGGAAGAATTGAGTCAACGGGGAGTATTATTGGGTAATACTCCCCACTGCGTTCGCCTGCTTAAAGATCCGCGCCGTTTTTTTTCCTTGCTGTGGAAACTCGCCATCCCGGCACCGGAAATCCGCTTCTCCCCCCCTGCTCTTCCCCACGGATGGCTGTGCAAGGCTATTGGCGGCACGGGTGGCTATCATGTATTACCGGCGACCCGCTGGGAGCAGGTTAGAAGACAAGAAGGACGCCCCCTGGCTCAAGAACGGCGCGCCTCTACTACATCTTCCTATTACTATCAACGGAAGCTAGAAGGGCAGCCAGGATCGGTGCTATTTCTTGCCAATGGCAAGGAAACGCAAATCCTCGGCTATAACCGCCTATGGACCGCTGCCACCCCTGCCGCACCTTACCGTTATGGCGGAGTTGCCGCCCCCCTCAACTTAACGCCCGCAGCCGCTACCCTTTTGCGAAACTATCTCCACGCAATGGTGACAGCAACTGGACTGCGGGGCATCAACGGATTGGATTTTATCCAGGAACCGGGGGGGCTCCAGATCCTTGAAATCAACCCCCGGCCTCCCGCCTCCCTCAACCTCTACCAGGATCTCCTTAACCCCTTTGACGCCCATGTCAAAGCGTGTCTAGAGGCTCCCTTACCCTTAAGGGTTACCCCCATGACCACAGCCCATGCCTTTTCCATTCTCTATGCGCCTCACCCATTGCAGATCCCCCCCAATATCCTCTGGCCAAGCTTTTGCTATGACCTCCCGGTTGCGAGGCTCAAAATCGAGCGAGAAGAACCTATTTGTTCCATCCACGCCAGGGGAGCTAGCATCGAAAAATGTCGGCAACTGCTTCGGCGGCGCCAACAGCAAGTGCTGAAACTGCTAACTCCAAATGAAATCCCCCTTTAATCTTCCCACAACCAAGCAACATTCCGAGATTTCGACTATTATTTCCCTACCACCCTCTGCCCAATCAATGATAGAAATTGGCTATGAGCAATATTGGAGCACAATGGCCCAGCATTAATGCGCTCTGCCACCCCCTCGTGGAAGCACTCGTGCATGAGGCGGAATCCCTTCGACTCAAGCTTCATGACCTTGATAACGGCACTCGAGTCGTGGATGCGGGGATTGAGGCTCCTGGGGGTCTGGAAGCAGGCAGACGGATTGGGGAAATCTGTATGGGGGGTTTAGGCTGCGCCACTTTAGGCACCGTGAGCGGTTTTGAGGCTTGGCCCTGGTCGGTCAATGTTCATACCGCAACCCCTATTCTCTGTTGCCTAGGCAGCCAGTATGCGGGCTGGAGCCTGTCCCACCAAAGCGAAGAGGGAAGTAAATTTCATGCCCTGGGCTCAGGGCCGGGACGGGCCTTAGCGGGAAAAGAAGAACTGTTCAAGGAGCTGGGTTATCGAGATAAGGCCGAAGCCACTTGTCTAGTCATGGAGGTGGATCAATATCCCCCGGTGGCCATCGCCGATAAAATCGCCACGGCCTGCGGAATTAAACCGGAGAATTTGACCCTTATCCTGACCCCGACAACCCGCTTAGCGGGGGTAATGCAAATTGCTATCCGGGTCTTAGAGGTGGCTATACACAAAGCCCATACCCTGAAATTCCCCCTGGAACAGATCGTCGATGGTTATGGAGTTACCCCTGTGGCGCCACCAGGGGGTGATTTTATGACCGCCATGGGCCGAACTAATGATGCTATTTTGCTTGGCGGCCAAGTGCACCTTTTTGTGGACTGTGGTGATAGTGAGGCTCAAGATCTTGCCAAGCAGATGCCCAGCACCATGTCGCGGGATTATGGCCGTCCCTTTGCGGAAATATTCAAATCCTACCGCTATGATTTTTTTCAAATCGATCCGATGCTCTTTAGTCCCGCCAAAGTCATGGTGACCTCGATAAAAAGCGGTAAAAGTTTCCAGGCAGGCAGCCTGAACCCTGGGTTGTTAGCCAAAACTTTTGGCCTGTCACCATGACGCGGGTGGTCATCTTTAATGATGGCCACGGCTGGCACAGTGACCAGCTAGAGGCCGCCCTGGCCCCCTATGGGATAACCCTTATCCGCTCCAACTTGGCCCAATGCCGGATTGATCTGGATCGGCCCACAGGGCTCCATATTCCCGGACTAGGGGCGGAGTTACCGGATGGGGTACTCGTCCGCGGTGTCGCCGCCGGGAGTTTTGAACAAATCACCTTGCGGCTGGATGTATTGCATGCTTTGGCCGAACTGGGAGTCCCCGTATTGAATAGTCCATTGGCCATTGAACGCACGGTAGACAAGGCACGAACTTCACTGCTCCTACGCTATAAGGGCGTACCCACCCCCCGTACCTGGGCTTGCGAAGATTGGGAACAAGCCCGCCTCGTCAGTGCCCAAGCACATCAGGAAAAACATGAACTCGTCCTAAAACCATTATTTGGTTGCCAAGGACAGGGAATTACCCGGATAGGAAAGACTGCCGATCTGGAGACCTGCGAGGTCAGCGGAGGGCTTTACTACCTGCAAGAATTTATACCCCCGGCTCAGCCCAATAGGTGGCAGGATTGGCGGCTCTTTGTAGTCGACCACCGTTGTATTGCTGCGATGGTTCGCCGTGGTCGAAGCTGGATCACCAACGTTGCGCGAGGGGCTGAATGTTTCCCAGCCGCTTTAGATCGGGAAATGGGCACCTTAGCCTGCCAAGCCACCCGGGCAGTCGCCGTTGACTATGCGGGCGTGGACATCATCCAAACCCCAGACAAAGGTTTTCAGGTACTAGAGGTTAACAGCGTTCCCTCCTGGAAGGCCCTGCAACAAACCACGGGGATCAATATTGCTAAAGCCTTAGCAGAAGCTTTACTAAAGCGGCTACAGCATCCTTATTTGGAGCAGAGCAGTTGGTGACAAAACCTGGGCTTCAAGTCACCTGGCCCAACTTGGCGAGGGTCATTGAGTGGGCTTGCCGAGTTGAAGTATTAGCCCCCAAGCCTGGTAATGTGAATGCCTATAGTAGCGGACACGGCATGAAATTAGAGGATTTTCTGCACAGTGCCCAGGCTATCGCCCCGGTATTAAGCACCGCCGGTAAAGGGGTCGGCGAGCGCATACTCGCTGCGGTGATCGCGACCAAAACCGCAGTCAACACGAATACCAACCTGGGAATCATTTTGCTGTTTTCCCCTTTAGCAAGGGCCACACTTGAGGCGGAGAAGCCAGCCACATTGAGACCGGCGTTGACCACTGTGCTGGCCCGCCTGGGCATCGATGATGCCCGGCTGGCCTACCAGGCGATTCGCCTCGCTCAGCCTGGAGGCATAGGGCATAGCTCAGCACATGATATTGCCGAGGAGCCCCAAGTTACGCTGCTGGAAGCCATGCAATGGGCTGCTGAGTGGGATAGCATCGCGCGGCAATACCATAACGGCTTCGGGGATATCTTTGAGCTGGGAATACCTAGTCTGCTTGAAGGGTTCTCCAAATGGGAAAATATTGAGTGGGCAACCACATTGGCGTATCTTACCTTCCTCGCTACTCTCCCGGATAGCTTGGTAAGGCGAAAATATGGTGCTACTGTTGCAGCGCAAGTTGCACAAAAAGCTTCCGAATTACAAAAAAAGCTTATAAATCAAGGACCGGTATCCCAAATGAAGTCTCGCTTAAGGGCCTGGGATCAGGCCCTTAAGCGAGACTTCATTAATCCAGGAACCAGCGCTGATTTGACTGCGGCAACACTACTTGTGGGAGGTCTATGCCAGCCCAGCGCACTCAAATTTTTGGAGGCTTGAAGAACTCACGCTTGGATTCTTCAATAGTGAGGGGCACGTGTCCTTTGAGGCATGTTGCAACCTATTATTTCCAGTGGGAGATAATCTCATGGGGTTTTTCGACAAACTGTTTTCTAGGGGGGAACAAAAAATGCCCGTTGTAGATCGCATACTCGTTGGTGAAGCGCTAGTCATTGAAGACAATGATCTGAAAAACGTCGCCCATATTGATATCATCATGGGACCCCGCGGTAGCGCGGCAGAAGATGCCTTCTGCAACGCCCTGACCAACCAGAAAGAGGGCCATAATTCTTTACTAGCGCTAGTCGCTCCCAACCTGATGGTCAAACCGGCTACCGTGATGTTTAACAAGGTCACTATCAAAGGCGGCAAGCAGGCCGTCCAGATGTTTGGTCCTGCCCAGCGCGGGGTTGCCATGGCGGTGGCCGACTGCGTTGAAGACGGGACTATTCCTGCCAATGAAGCCGACGACATCTTTATCTGCGTAGGCGTCTTTATTGATTCCAAGGCTGATAATGATACCCGTATCCAGGACTGGAATTACCAGGCCACTAAATTATCCATCAAACGCGCCATAGCCCGCGAGCCCAAGGCCTCTGAGGTGGTGGAACAAAAGGGGAAAGTCCAACACC encodes the following:
- a CDS encoding NAD(P)-dependent methylenetetrahydromethanopterin dehydrogenase, with product MKKLLLQLDTDPIPSVFDQVVAYDSGVDHIMSYGGVTPDKVEGLVHGLMFTRGGKQLANSAIFLGGSHVSDSQQLAEAVKKCFFGSVRVSVMLDPNGANTTAAALARKIVGNYDIRAKKAVILAGTGPVGQRCALYLLKEGASEVVLTSRHISRSMAIAEEMQSRYQAKITPAESHSTEDTRALLENAHVAITCGPPGVSLLPQSVWSAASTLEIMADVNAVPPLGVEEMEVTDDGVERFGKRFYGAIAIGNLKMKIHRSSIASLFKSNDCLLDEITIYDIACEIDK
- a CDS encoding beta-ribofuranosylaminobenzene 5'-phosphate synthase family protein, whose product is MPHPLGNGVRVSAPARLHLGFLDLHGGLGRKFGSIGLTLEWPRTVVEAVPAPRLCCQGPVSHRAQRITERFYKVLSEQRLQVNHAVHLTIKEAIPDHSGLGSGTQLALAIGRAISQVNHLPLSIPEIAALLDRGKRSGIGIGSFLKGGFLVDGGLKPKGQIPPIICRHDFPEEWWVLLIIEPTLQGLHGTAETRAFHSLPPFPAEQAAVLCRLTLMQALPALVERDIQAFGQALNAIQAAIGDYFAPAQGARFASPWIAAALQQAQQWGVPAVGQSSWGPTGFALVEGETAVRNLQARLIQWAKEALQGGPKLQFIITRARNQGGRVESLVDSKK
- a CDS encoding NAD(P)-dependent methylenetetrahydromethanopterin dehydrogenase, with amino-acid sequence MEKRSIIHMLDPMPHVSPFDINMAVDAGFEVIVPYPHVKLEEINGLVQDTIFSRGPGGVKRTAIFMGGRDIGLALEMLEAAKKAMVPPFEVSILVDPSGAFTTAAALVACVEKELKTKHETELKGCRAVVFGGTGPVGIATGIIAALAGADTHLVDHLSIDTALEKASEYNRRFESSLHGTYASSGADKARLLADADLIFCTAKAGIQILNASVLADAKKLKVAGDVNAVPPLGIEGIKLKDFGTPLKYAGATGAVGIGALAVGDVKYKLQQTLLRALLESQQPVYLDFRDAFKQARNLL
- a CDS encoding ATP-grasp domain-containing protein, with translation MTPSNKLETYCNLGEWDLAHPILILGTSGRALAQSAAAGGYRVLVADCYADRETRQAASAWIQIPPGADAEHWHQGITQLLKAETNPAGLVFGSGFENRPELMEELSQRGVLLGNTPHCVRLLKDPRRFFSLLWKLAIPAPEIRFSPPALPHGWLCKAIGGTGGYHVLPATRWEQVRRQEGRPLAQERRASTTSSYYYQRKLEGQPGSVLFLANGKETQILGYNRLWTAATPAAPYRYGGVAAPLNLTPAAATLLRNYLHAMVTATGLRGINGLDFIQEPGGLQILEINPRPPASLNLYQDLLNPFDAHVKACLEAPLPLRVTPMTTAHAFSILYAPHPLQIPPNILWPSFCYDLPVARLKIEREEPICSIHARGASIEKCRQLLRRRQQQVLKLLTPNEIPL
- the mch gene encoding methenyltetrahydromethanopterin cyclohydrolase, with the translated sequence MSNIGAQWPSINALCHPLVEALVHEAESLRLKLHDLDNGTRVVDAGIEAPGGLEAGRRIGEICMGGLGCATLGTVSGFEAWPWSVNVHTATPILCCLGSQYAGWSLSHQSEEGSKFHALGSGPGRALAGKEELFKELGYRDKAEATCLVMEVDQYPPVAIADKIATACGIKPENLTLILTPTTRLAGVMQIAIRVLEVAIHKAHTLKFPLEQIVDGYGVTPVAPPGGDFMTAMGRTNDAILLGGQVHLFVDCGDSEAQDLAKQMPSTMSRDYGRPFAEIFKSYRYDFFQIDPMLFSPAKVMVTSIKSGKSFQAGSLNPGLLAKTFGLSP
- a CDS encoding RimK family alpha-L-glutamate ligase; its protein translation is MTRVVIFNDGHGWHSDQLEAALAPYGITLIRSNLAQCRIDLDRPTGLHIPGLGAELPDGVLVRGVAAGSFEQITLRLDVLHALAELGVPVLNSPLAIERTVDKARTSLLLRYKGVPTPRTWACEDWEQARLVSAQAHQEKHELVLKPLFGCQGQGITRIGKTADLETCEVSGGLYYLQEFIPPAQPNRWQDWRLFVVDHRCIAAMVRRGRSWITNVARGAECFPAALDREMGTLACQATRAVAVDYAGVDIIQTPDKGFQVLEVNSVPSWKALQQTTGINIAKALAEALLKRLQHPYLEQSSW
- a CDS encoding triphosphoribosyl-dephospho-CoA synthase: MTKPGLQVTWPNLARVIEWACRVEVLAPKPGNVNAYSSGHGMKLEDFLHSAQAIAPVLSTAGKGVGERILAAVIATKTAVNTNTNLGIILLFSPLARATLEAEKPATLRPALTTVLARLGIDDARLAYQAIRLAQPGGIGHSSAHDIAEEPQVTLLEAMQWAAEWDSIARQYHNGFGDIFELGIPSLLEGFSKWENIEWATTLAYLTFLATLPDSLVRRKYGATVAAQVAQKASELQKKLINQGPVSQMKSRLRAWDQALKRDFINPGTSADLTAATLLVGGLCQPSALKFLEA
- the fae gene encoding formaldehyde-activating enzyme translates to MPVVDRILVGEALVIEDNDLKNVAHIDIIMGPRGSAAEDAFCNALTNQKEGHNSLLALVAPNLMVKPATVMFNKVTIKGGKQAVQMFGPAQRGVAMAVADCVEDGTIPANEADDIFICVGVFIDSKADNDTRIQDWNYQATKLSIKRAIAREPKASEVVEQKGKVQHPFEAHP